In Chlorogloeopsis sp. ULAP01, one DNA window encodes the following:
- a CDS encoding Uma2 family endonuclease, whose product MLLELKRIQVPPGQRVLLQDVNWQEFETILEDLGEHRATRIAYDRRILEIMTPLPEHEYDKEIIGDLLKALLEELNLEFISLGSTTFKNQAMVQGIEPDQCFYIKNEARIRGKKRLDLTVDPPPDLALEVDVTFRTHPNIYEALKVPELWRFDKGKLQINLLQDGRYVESQESLNFPNFPLIKVIPQYLEQSRIAGRNATLKVFRLWIREQIQH is encoded by the coding sequence ATGTTGTTGGAGTTAAAGCGTATCCAAGTTCCACCAGGGCAACGAGTACTGCTACAAGATGTAAACTGGCAGGAATTTGAAACTATTCTAGAGGATTTAGGAGAACACCGTGCAACACGAATTGCTTATGACAGAAGAATACTAGAGATTATGACACCACTGCCAGAGCATGAATATGATAAAGAAATTATTGGTGACTTACTCAAGGCTTTACTGGAAGAGCTAAATCTTGAATTTATCAGCCTTGGTTCTACAACATTTAAAAATCAAGCAATGGTTCAAGGTATAGAACCAGATCAGTGTTTCTATATAAAAAACGAAGCGAGGATTCGCGGCAAGAAACGACTAGATTTAACTGTAGATCCTCCTCCTGACTTAGCACTAGAAGTTGATGTCACCTTCCGAACTCATCCTAATATTTATGAAGCGCTCAAAGTTCCAGAGCTTTGGCGGTTTGACAAAGGCAAGCTCCAAATCAATCTACTGCAAGATGGGCGCTATGTAGAGTCGCAGGAAAGCCTAAATTTTCCCAACTTCCCATTAATTAAAGTGATTCCCCAATATCTTGAGCAAAGTAGAATTGCTGGCAGAAACGCAACCCTCAAAGTTTTTCGCCTCTGGATAAGGGAACAAATACAACACTAA
- a CDS encoding cytochrome c biogenesis protein CcdA — MLETLQTQLYQLEQFANSLVSSQLTHLSLFSIGIIFVAGLLTSLTPCMLSMLPITIGYIGGYEAKSRLQAAAQSTWFALGLATTLATLGVVAAVVGKVYGQIGIGLPIIVSILAILMGLNLLEALPLQLPSFGGTDWISQELPQGVRAYVIGLSFGLVASPCSTPVLASLLGWVANTQDLILGAILLISYAAGYVAPLILAGTFTASIKKLLEMRRWSGWINPVSGILLVGFGVFSLISRIPLSGF; from the coding sequence ATGCTTGAAACCCTGCAAACCCAACTTTATCAACTAGAGCAATTCGCCAACTCCCTTGTCTCTAGCCAGCTGACACATCTGAGTTTATTTAGTATTGGCATCATTTTTGTCGCGGGATTGCTTACCAGTCTCACGCCTTGTATGCTTTCCATGCTGCCAATTACTATTGGCTACATTGGTGGTTATGAAGCAAAAAGCCGCTTACAAGCAGCAGCCCAATCAACTTGGTTTGCTTTAGGATTAGCAACTACACTGGCAACTCTGGGAGTTGTAGCAGCTGTAGTCGGAAAAGTGTATGGGCAAATAGGAATTGGTTTGCCGATTATTGTCAGTATATTAGCAATTCTCATGGGGCTAAATCTATTAGAAGCATTGCCTTTGCAGTTGCCCTCTTTTGGAGGTACAGATTGGATTTCTCAAGAATTGCCTCAAGGAGTAAGAGCATATGTAATTGGCTTGAGTTTTGGTTTAGTTGCCTCACCTTGTAGCACACCTGTTTTAGCCAGCTTGTTAGGTTGGGTTGCGAATACACAAGACTTAATTTTGGGTGCTATTCTGCTAATTTCCTATGCAGCAGGTTATGTAGCCCCATTAATTTTGGCAGGTACGTTTACTGCCTCTATTAAAAAGTTACTAGAAATGCGACGTTGGTCTGGTTGGATTAACCCAGTTAGTGGAATACTTTTGGTGGGATTTGGTGTTTTTTCTCTAATTTCACGAATTCCCTTGAGCGGATTTTAA
- a CDS encoding cytochrome c biogenesis protein encodes MTVDNTTSEKSNLWSNINQSLRQDILPVLTDLRLAIVLLLVIALFSVSGTTIEQGQSLAFYQANYPEHPALFGFLSWKVILTLGLDHVYRTWWFLALLIFFGTSLTACTFTRQLPALKAARRWKFYDQSRQFTKLALSAELEIDTQKNSLQNLTQILHNRRYKVFQEQDKNNVLYARKGIVGRIGPIIVHIGIVVILFGSILGAMTGFMAQEMIPSGNTFQVKNIVDAGPWAATQITKDWTLRVNRFWIDYTSTGNIDQFYSDLSVLNSQGEEVDRKTIFVNQPLRYRGVTFYQTDWGLAAVRVRVNKSPIFQLPMAQLNTNGNGRIWGTWIPTKPDLSEGVSLLAKDLQGMVLIYDATGKLIDTVRSGMSTQVNGVKLTVLDVVGSTGLQIKADPGVPIVYAGFALLMLGVVMSYFSHSQIWALQKDGRLYVGGKTNRAQVAFEQEVLQILERLSSEQQIEEKAIA; translated from the coding sequence ATGACTGTAGATAACACAACTTCTGAAAAATCAAATTTGTGGTCAAATATAAATCAATCTTTACGGCAAGACATTTTGCCTGTACTGACAGATTTACGTCTAGCAATAGTCCTACTTTTAGTTATTGCACTTTTTAGTGTGAGCGGTACTACTATTGAGCAAGGTCAATCACTAGCCTTTTACCAAGCCAATTATCCAGAACATCCAGCGCTGTTTGGTTTCCTCTCTTGGAAAGTGATTTTAACTCTAGGCTTAGACCACGTATACCGTACTTGGTGGTTTTTAGCTCTACTCATATTTTTTGGTACTAGCTTAACTGCTTGTACCTTTACACGTCAGTTACCAGCTTTAAAAGCTGCCCGCCGCTGGAAATTTTACGACCAATCCCGGCAATTTACAAAACTCGCATTGAGTGCAGAACTGGAAATAGATACACAAAAAAACTCTCTACAAAATCTCACTCAAATATTACACAATCGGCGCTACAAAGTATTTCAAGAACAAGATAAAAATAATGTTCTGTATGCCCGCAAAGGAATAGTTGGACGCATCGGCCCTATTATCGTGCATATCGGTATTGTGGTAATTCTATTTGGGTCAATTTTGGGAGCTATGACTGGGTTTATGGCCCAAGAAATGATTCCCAGTGGCAATACTTTTCAAGTAAAAAATATTGTTGATGCTGGCCCTTGGGCAGCAACACAAATTACTAAAGATTGGACTTTGCGTGTCAATCGTTTTTGGATTGATTATACATCTACTGGTAATATTGACCAGTTTTATTCAGATTTATCGGTTTTGAATAGTCAAGGAGAGGAAGTAGATCGCAAGACGATTTTTGTCAATCAACCCCTGCGCTATCGTGGTGTAACTTTTTATCAAACAGATTGGGGACTTGCTGCTGTGCGGGTGCGCGTCAATAAAAGTCCTATTTTTCAACTGCCAATGGCGCAATTGAACACCAACGGAAATGGGCGTATTTGGGGAACCTGGATTCCAACCAAACCAGACTTAAGTGAAGGTGTCTCGCTACTGGCAAAGGACTTGCAAGGAATGGTGCTAATTTACGATGCTACTGGCAAGTTGATTGATACTGTACGTAGTGGGATGTCTACTCAAGTGAACGGGGTAAAGTTGACTGTTTTAGATGTAGTTGGCAGCACTGGCTTGCAAATTAAAGCCGATCCGGGAGTACCAATCGTATATGCAGGATTTGCCTTATTAATGCTCGGTGTGGTGATGAGTTACTTCTCTCACTCACAAATTTGGGCTTTGCAAAAAGATGGACGTCTATATGTGGGTGGTAAAACAAATCGCGCTCAGGTGGCATTTGAACAAGAAGTTTTACAGATTTTGGAGCGTCTAAGTTCCGAGCAGCAGATTGAGGAAAAAGCGATCGCTTAA
- a CDS encoding YciI family protein has translation MPTFVKIEEGKVDKSIFDQYIAAHKAYIKELIAKGHKAKSGYWSELGGGMMIFEAASMDEAKAIVARDPLVKNDCVNYKLYEWKIVVE, from the coding sequence ATGCCCACTTTCGTGAAGATTGAGGAAGGCAAAGTTGATAAATCTATTTTTGACCAATACATAGCTGCCCATAAGGCTTACATCAAAGAATTGATAGCCAAAGGACACAAAGCCAAATCTGGTTACTGGTCTGAGTTAGGAGGTGGGATGATGATATTTGAGGCAGCCTCAATGGACGAAGCAAAGGCGATCGTGGCTCGCGATCCACTGGTAAAAAATGATTGCGTCAACTATAAGCTATATGAGTGGAAAATTGTAGTTGAATAA
- a CDS encoding phasin family protein, producing the protein MPGFGDIVKKAFYLGVGLASYAGEKAGGTLTELRSQFQKMADEMVARGEMTTEEARRFVEDMMKQAQQPPTSGTTAETTTPSEPRRIEILEEDEQPTAKATQSDDNVDQLRKQVLELEDELKRLQHDN; encoded by the coding sequence ATGCCTGGTTTTGGAGATATTGTTAAAAAAGCTTTTTATCTCGGTGTTGGGTTGGCTTCTTATGCGGGCGAGAAAGCAGGTGGAACATTAACCGAACTGCGATCGCAATTCCAAAAAATGGCAGACGAAATGGTTGCACGGGGCGAAATGACTACAGAGGAAGCCCGCCGCTTCGTTGAAGACATGATGAAGCAAGCTCAACAGCCACCTACATCAGGGACTACGGCTGAAACCACAACTCCCTCTGAACCGCGCCGCATCGAAATTTTAGAGGAAGATGAGCAGCCAACAGCCAAAGCTACCCAGAGCGATGATAATGTAGACCAATTACGCAAACAAGTTTTAGAACTAGAAGACGAGTTAAAACGTCTGCAACACGATAATTAA
- the queF gene encoding preQ(1) synthase → MSNSSLETASQPNQETKYGERNIAEGQLITFPNPRVGRRYNIDITLPEFTCKCPFSGYPDFATIHITYIPDEKVVELKALKLYINNYRDRYISHEESANQILDDFVAACEPLEVTVKADFAPRGNVHTVIEVQHLKSKPD, encoded by the coding sequence ATGAGTAACTCCTCACTTGAAACAGCATCTCAGCCAAACCAAGAAACAAAGTATGGCGAACGCAATATTGCGGAAGGACAATTAATTACCTTTCCCAACCCGCGAGTAGGACGCCGCTATAATATTGACATTACTTTGCCGGAATTTACCTGTAAGTGTCCATTTTCTGGCTATCCTGACTTTGCCACCATTCACATTACCTATATACCCGATGAAAAAGTGGTGGAATTAAAAGCACTCAAACTTTACATTAACAATTACCGCGATCGCTATATCTCCCACGAAGAATCTGCCAACCAAATTTTGGATGACTTTGTCGCCGCTTGCGAACCGCTAGAAGTCACGGTCAAAGCTGATTTTGCACCGCGCGGTAACGTGCATACAGTGATTGAAGTGCAACATCTCAAATCAAAGCCTGATTAA
- a CDS encoding FAD-dependent thymidylate synthase, whose amino-acid sequence MTDFWEESLTEQEICLLQPFVTNLDRSVFGLRNLPEVVKGALFSRYSRSDKSLRRILLDEFIKESEASFAQIVGEAANNNADQLVAIQQAEAFYDRVLIGYGDDSVAELGGAHIACEGISNIAAKALEDSRLGISPLEKSTRYVPFNRKINGRYRYHRESSIIASSHASVYEATLDRLFDTYTGLTEPLLIWVRSCTPQDTTTSERAYNNATRAKTLDLLRGLLPMATLTNVGLFGNGRALEYLLVKLAASPHEEVRTLGISMQQELDHLIPSFVKRAKTERGAKAALYLSKNSQRTKLLAENLLKTRIETRDLASLHKEIEPAPTSTVQLVEHDPDAEVKIIAAILYSHTDLTFEQLKEYVASLSTTERVEIISTYVGERESRFHRPGRAFEETYYTFDILADLGAYRDLHRHRVLTQERQSYSVHHGYIVPPEIEAAKLTQPYRDALEFAAETTELISKDLPDAAQYVVPFAYRVRWRMKMNLREAYHFVELRSSRQGHPSYRAIAQEIYRQIAAVHPALVAHMHFVDMNDYALERLAAEQRIDTKLQQRQ is encoded by the coding sequence ATGACTGATTTTTGGGAAGAATCGCTGACTGAACAGGAGATCTGTTTACTACAGCCTTTTGTGACTAATTTGGATCGATCTGTTTTTGGTTTGCGGAATTTGCCAGAAGTAGTCAAAGGTGCATTATTCTCGCGTTATAGCCGTAGTGATAAAAGTTTACGCCGTATACTTCTAGATGAATTCATCAAAGAAAGCGAAGCCAGTTTTGCTCAGATTGTCGGTGAAGCAGCCAACAATAATGCCGATCAATTAGTAGCAATTCAACAAGCAGAAGCATTTTATGATCGCGTCTTAATTGGATACGGTGATGACTCTGTGGCGGAACTAGGAGGCGCACATATTGCCTGTGAAGGAATTAGTAATATTGCAGCCAAAGCTCTTGAAGACAGTCGTTTAGGAATTTCTCCTTTGGAGAAGTCAACAAGATATGTGCCGTTTAATCGCAAAATCAACGGGCGCTATCGCTACCATCGAGAATCGTCGATTATAGCATCAAGCCACGCATCAGTTTATGAAGCAACATTAGATCGTTTATTTGATACTTACACTGGATTAACTGAGCCTTTGTTAATTTGGGTGCGCTCTTGTACTCCCCAAGATACAACCACCTCTGAACGAGCATACAACAATGCAACCAGAGCTAAAACTTTAGACTTGTTGCGCGGTTTGCTGCCAATGGCAACTCTGACTAATGTTGGATTGTTTGGTAACGGGCGAGCCTTGGAATATTTACTAGTCAAGCTTGCTGCCTCACCTCATGAGGAAGTTCGCACACTTGGGATTTCTATGCAGCAAGAGCTAGATCATCTCATCCCTTCATTTGTCAAACGTGCAAAAACTGAACGGGGGGCTAAGGCTGCGCTCTACTTATCAAAAAATAGTCAACGCACAAAACTGCTGGCAGAAAATCTTCTCAAGACGCGAATAGAGACGCGAGATCTCGCGTCTCTACACAAGGAAATTGAGCCTGCACCAACATCCACTGTTCAATTAGTAGAACACGATCCAGATGCTGAGGTAAAGATTATTGCAGCGATTCTTTATTCTCACACTGATTTGACCTTTGAGCAACTCAAAGAATACGTCGCTAGTTTATCAACTACAGAAAGAGTAGAGATTATTAGTACCTATGTGGGTGAACGGGAGTCACGCTTTCATCGTCCCGGACGTGCTTTTGAAGAAACATACTATACATTTGATATTTTAGCCGATTTGGGTGCTTATCGAGATTTACATCGACATCGCGTACTAACACAAGAACGTCAAAGCTACTCTGTACATCACGGATATATAGTTCCACCAGAAATAGAAGCAGCAAAACTAACCCAACCCTATCGAGACGCTTTAGAGTTTGCAGCCGAAACAACTGAGTTGATTAGCAAAGACTTACCAGACGCTGCACAATATGTTGTACCCTTTGCCTATCGAGTGCGCTGGCGGATGAAGATGAATCTGCGTGAAGCCTATCATTTTGTGGAATTACGAAGTTCACGACAAGGGCATCCTTCCTATCGGGCGATCGCTCAAGAAATATATCGGCAAATTGCTGCTGTTCACCCAGCATTGGTAGCTCATATGCATTTTGTAGACATGAATGATTATGCTTTAGAGCGATTAGCAGCAGAACAGCGAATTGATACAAAATTGCAGCAACGACAGTAG
- the dcd gene encoding dCTP deaminase, whose protein sequence is MAEKGMILPFEPNLVRQVKVNTALGINPVISYGLSSYGYDIRLSANEFRIFRHIPGTVVDPKNFNSQNLEPTQLHTDTNGSYFILPAHSYGLGVALERLEVPDNITVICIGKSTYARCGIIANLTPAEAAWRGHLTLEFSNSSSADCRIYANEGVVQLLFLEGEPCAISYEARQGKYQDQPEKVTLARV, encoded by the coding sequence ATGGCTGAAAAAGGCATGATTTTGCCTTTTGAGCCAAATTTAGTTCGGCAAGTGAAAGTAAATACAGCTTTAGGAATTAATCCTGTCATTAGCTATGGCTTGTCTTCCTATGGCTACGATATCCGCCTTTCAGCAAACGAATTTCGCATTTTTCGTCATATCCCTGGGACTGTAGTCGATCCTAAAAATTTTAATTCTCAAAATCTCGAACCAACTCAACTACATACAGATACTAATGGCAGTTACTTTATCTTACCAGCCCACTCTTATGGATTAGGAGTTGCTTTAGAAAGGTTGGAAGTGCCAGATAATATAACGGTGATTTGTATTGGTAAAAGTACTTACGCTCGTTGTGGAATTATTGCAAATTTAACACCTGCCGAGGCTGCGTGGCGCGGTCATTTGACTTTGGAATTTTCCAATTCTTCTAGTGCCGATTGCCGGATCTATGCCAATGAGGGTGTGGTGCAATTACTATTTTTAGAAGGCGAACCTTGTGCGATCAGCTACGAAGCCCGACAAGGCAAATATCAGGATCAGCCAGAAAAGGTTACCTTAGCTAGAGTTTAA
- a CDS encoding P-loop NTPase family protein, whose product MVTQLETPSGNLTFGLPYAVEGLVQVFTSIHRNFFTSVMAQALRIAGQGTSVLVVQFLKGGIRQGQENPIRLGQNLDWIRCDLPRCIDTPDIEDTEAQALQKLWQYTQEVVFEGKYSLVVLDELSLAINFGLIPETEVLSFLAKRPAHVDIIFTGSEMPKSILDLADQITEIRRSHQP is encoded by the coding sequence ATGGTTACCCAGCTAGAAACTCCAAGTGGAAATTTAACCTTTGGCTTGCCATATGCAGTTGAGGGACTCGTACAAGTTTTTACGAGTATACATCGTAATTTTTTTACTAGTGTTATGGCTCAAGCACTGAGAATTGCCGGTCAGGGTACATCAGTGCTAGTAGTACAATTTCTCAAAGGAGGGATTCGTCAAGGGCAGGAAAATCCGATTCGGTTGGGGCAAAATTTGGATTGGATTCGCTGTGATTTACCTCGTTGCATTGATACACCCGATATCGAGGATACTGAAGCTCAAGCCTTGCAAAAGTTGTGGCAATACACACAAGAAGTTGTCTTTGAGGGTAAGTATTCTCTCGTTGTATTAGATGAGTTAAGCTTGGCGATTAACTTCGGTTTAATTCCCGAAACAGAAGTTTTATCTTTCCTGGCAAAACGTCCTGCTCATGTTGATATTATCTTCACAGGATCAGAAATGCCTAAATCAATTCTGGATTTAGCAGATCAAATTACGGAGATTCGCCGCAGCCATCAACCTTAG
- a CDS encoding nucleoside monophosphate kinase, translated as MRLVILGGSGAGKSTQAQRLCNHFDLPLISTGEILREAIARLSSLGRIARPYIETGDLVPDEMIIEFIRTRLKFADAHHGWVLEGYPRTSFQAEELDFLLDSLGQQLTWAVYLQVPQAVMVTRALGRSLPDDQPEIVQRRVELFYDRTIPVLEYYDRRRRLLTINGDQPPEIVQYNIMSFLL; from the coding sequence GTGAGATTGGTGATTTTGGGAGGTTCAGGAGCAGGAAAAAGTACTCAAGCACAAAGGCTTTGCAATCACTTTGATCTTCCTCTGATTTCCACTGGTGAAATTTTACGAGAAGCGATCGCTCGCTTGAGCAGTTTGGGTCGAATTGCACGACCATACATAGAAACAGGGGATTTAGTCCCAGACGAAATGATTATTGAATTTATCCGGACTCGGCTAAAGTTTGCAGATGCTCACCATGGTTGGGTGTTAGAAGGTTATCCCCGTACTTCCTTTCAAGCGGAGGAATTAGATTTTTTATTGGACAGCTTGGGACAACAGTTAACTTGGGCAGTTTATTTACAAGTACCACAAGCCGTGATGGTCACTCGTGCCTTAGGGCGCTCCCTTCCAGACGATCAACCCGAAATTGTGCAACGTCGCGTTGAGTTATTCTATGATCGCACAATTCCCGTTTTGGAATATTACGATCGCCGTCGTCGTCTATTGACTATTAACGGTGATCAACCTCCAGAAATAGTGCAGTATAACATTATGAGTTTTCTGTTGTAA
- the rph gene encoding ribonuclease PH yields MAWQRPDSRQPYELRPVSFEQNFTRFAPGSVLTICGETKVLCTVSVAETVPKFLVGTGKGWLTAEYRMLPSATVQRQEREFLKLSGRTQEIQRLIGRSLRAAVDLNALGERTLTVDADVLQADAGTRTAAITGGFVALANAISKLLQQGVLERSPLTGQVAAISVGLLEGEPFLDLNYIEDVAASVDFNVVMNQHLGIIEVQGTAEEGSFSRNQLDQLLNFAEKGIQQLLIAQQQAIADWEQLYRG; encoded by the coding sequence ATGGCTTGGCAGCGTCCAGACAGTCGGCAACCCTACGAACTCCGTCCTGTTAGCTTTGAGCAAAATTTCACTCGCTTTGCTCCCGGTTCTGTTTTGACAATCTGCGGCGAGACTAAAGTGCTTTGTACCGTGAGTGTAGCTGAGACAGTTCCTAAGTTTCTTGTTGGTACTGGTAAAGGCTGGCTCACTGCTGAATACCGGATGTTACCAAGTGCAACTGTACAACGGCAAGAACGGGAATTTTTGAAATTATCTGGACGAACTCAAGAAATTCAACGTTTAATTGGACGTAGCTTGCGAGCAGCAGTAGACTTAAATGCACTCGGAGAACGCACGCTAACTGTAGATGCTGATGTTTTGCAAGCAGATGCCGGCACAAGAACAGCAGCGATCACAGGTGGATTTGTGGCGTTGGCAAATGCAATTTCCAAATTGTTGCAGCAGGGAGTGCTAGAGCGATCGCCTTTGACTGGACAGGTAGCAGCTATTTCCGTAGGCTTATTAGAAGGAGAGCCGTTTCTAGACTTGAACTACATCGAAGACGTTGCCGCTAGCGTTGATTTCAATGTTGTCATGAATCAGCATTTGGGAATTATTGAAGTTCAGGGAACAGCAGAAGAAGGTAGCTTTAGCCGTAACCAGTTGGATCAGTTATTAAATTTCGCTGAAAAAGGAATTCAGCAATTGTTAATAGCTCAACAACAAGCGATCGCTGATTGGGAGCAATTGTATCGAGGGTGA
- the pgl gene encoding 6-phosphogluconolactonase gives MNKKVEVLPDQGALVARALELILSKINPAIEQRGMFTIALAGGSTPKPLYEAIAKLNLPWDQIHVFWGDERYVPVEHPDSNEGMARRAWLDQVEIPAANIHSMPTTESEPAISAAKHEQHLQEFFHCSPGEFPALDVILLGMGDDAHTASLFPHTEALKVSDRLVTVGNKDGNPRITFTYPFINAAHCVIFLVAGANKKPALAQVFAPEADSSTYPSRLIQNQGELWWLLDAAAGSELKKDEG, from the coding sequence ATGAATAAAAAGGTTGAAGTTTTACCGGATCAAGGAGCGCTGGTAGCACGAGCGCTAGAATTAATCCTCTCAAAAATTAACCCTGCTATTGAACAACGGGGAATGTTTACTATTGCCCTAGCTGGTGGCAGCACGCCGAAGCCATTATATGAAGCGATCGCCAAGCTTAATCTTCCTTGGGATCAGATTCATGTGTTTTGGGGAGATGAGCGCTATGTTCCTGTCGAGCATCCCGATAGTAATGAAGGAATGGCACGCCGTGCATGGTTAGATCAGGTAGAAATTCCTGCGGCTAATATTCACTCCATGCCTACTACTGAAAGCGAGCCAGCAATATCTGCGGCGAAACACGAACAACATTTGCAAGAATTTTTTCATTGCTCACCTGGTGAGTTTCCCGCTTTGGATGTGATTTTGCTGGGAATGGGGGATGATGCCCACACTGCATCTTTGTTTCCTCATACAGAAGCACTCAAAGTTAGCGATCGCTTAGTCACTGTCGGGAACAAAGATGGCAATCCTCGTATCACCTTCACCTATCCGTTTATTAACGCAGCCCATTGCGTTATTTTTTTAGTGGCTGGTGCCAACAAAAAACCAGCTCTTGCTCAAGTCTTTGCACCGGAGGCAGATAGCTCAACTTATCCATCTCGCTTAATTCAAAACCAAGGAGAACTTTGGTGGCTTCTAGACGCAGCAGCAGGTAGCGAGCTAAAAAAAGATGAAGGATAA
- a CDS encoding FHA domain-containing protein encodes MIVCPNCNHPNPDGAIQCEACYTPLPATTNCPSCGATVQADASFCGQCGYHLRVGTATAVAATVAPDIPVEVQPIMNPDPLVQPQPIPMSGTASYSAPDSSGLPPTAVAVPPEAQSFAAEETSPSPPPTAAPAPPPAPEPIAAEEESLEPAPQPEPSSQPTPAPVARTQLQQVTARLVHVQTDRQIELPQNLSVIHIGKPNDRIPPDIDVSGFPNSEIVSRIHSDIRVEGDAYYIEDVGSSNGTYINNLPLLPGNRHRLRPGDRISLGKGDMVTFLFQLF; translated from the coding sequence ATGATCGTCTGCCCTAACTGCAATCATCCCAACCCTGATGGCGCTATCCAATGTGAAGCTTGCTATACCCCGTTACCAGCAACTACGAATTGTCCCAGTTGTGGGGCAACCGTACAGGCAGATGCTTCTTTCTGCGGACAATGTGGTTATCATTTACGCGTAGGTACAGCAACAGCAGTAGCAGCAACCGTTGCACCAGACATCCCGGTGGAAGTACAACCCATAATGAACCCCGATCCACTAGTACAGCCGCAACCAATACCAATGAGTGGAACAGCCAGCTATAGTGCTCCTGACTCTTCAGGCTTACCACCAACAGCAGTGGCAGTTCCCCCAGAGGCTCAATCTTTCGCTGCTGAAGAAACAAGTCCATCTCCACCTCCAACAGCAGCACCAGCACCACCACCAGCACCTGAACCTATAGCTGCTGAGGAAGAAAGTCTAGAACCAGCACCACAACCAGAACCATCGTCTCAACCAACCCCAGCACCAGTTGCCAGAACGCAATTGCAGCAGGTAACAGCACGACTAGTTCATGTCCAAACTGACAGGCAAATTGAATTACCACAAAATCTTTCTGTAATTCATATTGGTAAACCTAATGATCGCATACCCCCAGATATAGATGTTTCTGGATTTCCCAACTCAGAAATTGTCTCGCGTATTCATTCCGATATTCGTGTCGAGGGAGATGCTTATTACATCGAAGATGTAGGTAGCTCCAATGGCACTTACATCAATAATTTACCGCTATTACCAGGAAATCGGCATCGTTTAAGACCAGGCGATCGCATCAGTTTGGGTAAGGGAGATATGGTAACATTCCTGTTTCAACTCTTTTAA
- a CDS encoding FHA domain-containing protein has translation MIQATHVITLILLQPLQSIPAQNWTFEDNEPVIRIGRSADNHVVLYSAVVSRHHIELRRLPNGWEVVSLGANGTYLDGEAIRQAPITDGAILRLARSGPQIQIRIGVPTEAHLPDPMSHNSSPSVMNQEWGVVNGENNSHHIWEVAPKVSTQLELPE, from the coding sequence TTGATACAAGCCACTCACGTGATTACACTTATCCTCCTACAACCACTGCAATCGATCCCTGCTCAAAATTGGACTTTTGAAGACAACGAACCAGTCATTCGCATCGGGCGATCGGCGGATAACCATGTTGTTTTATACAGTGCTGTGGTTTCCCGCCATCATATTGAATTGCGAAGATTGCCCAATGGTTGGGAAGTTGTAAGTTTGGGTGCGAATGGAACTTATTTGGATGGAGAAGCGATTCGACAAGCGCCGATTACTGATGGAGCAATTCTCCGCCTTGCCCGATCTGGGCCTCAAATTCAAATCCGTATAGGAGTTCCCACAGAGGCGCATCTCCCCGATCCTATGTCGCACAATAGCTCACCTTCTGTGATGAATCAGGAATGGGGAGTAGTAAATGGTGAAAATAATTCCCATCATATCTGGGAAGTTGCTCCCAAGGTCTCTACACAATTGGAATTGCCAGAATAG